The DNA window GCACTAgtgacaaataaaaataaagtactataattatatgttatttCGCCTGGCAGCAAATATTATTCCCGATTATCTATTGTTATGAATAGCTTACCTCAGGCCACTTCTCTGGTATAATATCAAAGAGATCATCTTTAACATCTCCCTGTATGACTATCTCATCATCTCCAGTCACTGATGACCCACAGGCAAACTTGGTGCCAAAGAATTTAGCCGCCACTTTCAAGTCAATGTCTGTAAATTAGAATAAAGTACATAAATTAAGTTTAAGTATTAACCTTGTATGGATTTTGTGgtccgaaataaatgatttttatttttattttttattttttataaattaaattgtgattaaaaacaaaaataatgtttttgaaATTCGCAGACTAAAACAAACAATCACAGCCCCATATTTTAGCAAAAATTATAGTACTTATACGATTTCTGGAATATACAAGTTATATTGCGAATCTATAAACCATAAATAAGTAGTGACAGAGACAATGATGTGAatcataattttgttaatatCAATTGTTTATTGATTTGTTGTGCTTGTCAACAATAAAATCGTACAAAATTAAGCAACCATACAAAATgcattatataaatttatcaatttccgctaccttaaggttgtctggaagaaatcgctctttagcgataagaccgcctgttttttacctttgtttgtgttgcttccttgttttgtattgttgtattttatcaaggtgtgcaataaagagtattgtattgtaaaatgtaatCTGCCAGAACCATAAGATTAAAATCACGTACCAAAGGTGCTCAATCCAGATACAACAGTGACGGATTTCTTCTTGCCGCGCGGCGCGCGGGAGACCTGCACGAGCTTGGGCACATCCTCCTTCTTTTTGGACTTTAGCATGCCTTTGCCACCACGCTTCTGCCTCTTCTTCTCCTCTTCACCACCAGCATTCTCTTCCTCATCTggaatatttaatgaaaattgctTGCGTGCAAATATTTCTGACGTAGACGACATGAAACACGAAGAGGGCATTTACAATCGGAATTCATAACCTTACTTAAGTAATGTCCTATGCGAAACTTACCTATCTTCACTTTTTCAAACTCGGTCGGCAAGTTTTTTTCCAACCATTGCTTGCATTTATCGTATTCAGGGTAGTACTCGCAGTATTCTATCGGCATCGAACAGTTTCCACAGTACTGCACCCTAACAGGATATGTTACTCCTTCACGGGGTCCCATAGAAAGATCTCTGTCCGCCATAATTACGAGATTTTTGTTTCAGTTATCAGCTATAACGATCTTTAACATATTAAATTAGCAAACACTTGTAATTTTTGTCGGTCGGTCAGTCGGTCGGTAAAAGGAACCATTACTTGCCCCCTTCCATTGACAGGTTTTTGACAGCTCACTGACATTTGCTGGGACTCGTTCCAAAACGGaacttttgtaagaaatcttGGAGCTTGCACTCGGCGCAAATAGTTTGAAGTAAAACGTAgacatttaattaaaatttaatgctCTTCCATTTGTGCTGGAATTTAAAGTAAACGAAATTTCCCCGGGTTTTTGGATCTACactagtatcttcttagtagtttgtgatCTACACTAAATCAAAATTTTCTACGTCGTAGAAAAatattagaaattaaaaaaaatgccaaCATCGTACTGTAGTCCCCACGGAAGAAAGCAGTAGTGCCGTTTCGTCATAAGCTGATTTGATAGGGATTGGAAAGGGACGACGACGACACGGTTCTCGAGTCCGGTCATTGGCTTCGGGCACTTCCGTCGCGACAAATTGGAACTGTGATGGACCCAAGTAGCTTGAGAATAGCTATATGCTTAAGACTTGGGTCCAAGATATGTATCCCTCACAAGTGCGCCTGCGGCAAAAATGTCGATGAGCTGGGCCGACATGGACTGATGATTTGGTTCGTCGCTCGGTTGCCACCGCTTCTGTGCCTGCAGTTCTTGAACCCACAGGCATGGTGAGAGATGATGGCAAGCGTCCCGACGGGGCCACTTTGGTGCCGTGGAAACTAGGCAGGGCCCTGGTATGGGACGTGACATGCGTAGATACCTTCGTGCAGTCCCATATCCAGGCGACCCGATCTCAGGCCGGTGGTGCAGCTGACCAGGCCCAGTTTCTCAAGCGCCGCAAATACTCGTCCTTGATGAAggactacgagtttgcggcacttgctatAGAGACACTGGGTCCTTGGTCTAAGGACCCAGTGTCTCTATAGCAAGTGCCTAAGAACAGACCGatgccaaatcttgagattagttgtcaatgcggaccccaggctcccatgagccatggcgaatgccgggataacggaaggaggatgatgagggaCGAGGGCATGTTTGTTGGTAGTATCAATactttattttcaaaataatttaCCTATGGATGTCAAATCAAATGTCAATAGTTAAGAGAGAACAATTGATGCCTATATTCAAGCGGCAATTGAATTGGTATTGTACTTTTCAGTAATGTATTTAGCtgaaataagaaaataaaaaatattttaagtaaagTATCAATTTACTGTTAATGTTAATACAATTACATCgatacaaaaatttaaaatcttagtcaatttgacgaaataaacGTTAGTAGGCAAAGCTTTATGCTTAATTCTGTaacaaatatcttttaacttaaTATTAGTCTTTGATACTTTAGCATTGAGGTACTACTGAAGGTGCTACTTGTGCACATAGTGCTCTCCCGatcttataaatattttaactttggTTTACATTTGAACGACGGACAGATAAATGGACACCGGTTACATTAACGATGTTAGTTCGTGTCATTCACGATATCGCGCAGATTAATCAAATTTGACCTTTAATATCATGAACATACGTGTCAAGGCACGCGACATCGAGAATTAAATGATCTAATAAGATAATATTACTGTTTGAGCTTCATGTTCATGTGAAGTGCTAAATGCGCAATGGACAAAATATAAAGCAGGTCTATTTGATAAGTAAGTAACTGGTTTTGATAACTAATGATCCTGCTTTGCAAGGTACAtatttcaacttacaaaaaaccaTACGAAGTGATGACTTAGGTATCCAAGTTTTTTTAGAATATATTACGAGATTCTCAAAAGAAAGCGCAACATATGatgtaaataaataggtacaggTAAACTCATATTGATTTCTGTGAGCTTGTGTCGATATATCTATCTAcactacaattttctttaatgCACTTGTGCATTTAAGTAAAATAGGCAGTACTTCCCGATATTAATAACAAACCAAAAAACATGTCCAAAACTCTAAATTCATCAAATTTTTCTAAAGAGGttcttaatatttttattagaacatAAGTGAAATAGATAAATTGTAACACTACACTAGAGGTACATTTGCAGTCTATAATTTACACATCTATAATACTGTCGTGTTTCTTGTCGGAAGCTTTGAGTTTCTCTTGCATCTGAGTGAGCATGTCTTGCATCCGCCGAATCTGTAACAAATAATCACATTTGTATCAAAGAACCGTGGCAGAAGCATCAGTTTCACCAATAAGGGCGACCCCACACTAACGTCTTCCGAGAGTCAATGCTGTTTACAGCTGACGCAACTACACAGAGACGTCAATTCTTAGCACTGATTAGACATGCTGAAAAGACGTTAGTGTGAAGACGTATAAtgtttaaggctgctttcaaaaaaaacgtcaaaagaatgtaaaattgatagttttagtcggtgaaatactacactttctgttatccaatagatttatttaattcaagttccagttagagcatcttattatcttgatttttataagactggatttttgaaaactaactcactaaattaattatgaatttttctctaatgcacgtttagaaaaacgcacgtatagagctgaatcagtcgatcttatttgtaaaatttggacaattttgaatattaaaacgggtaaatttataattcgtatatcctgtaccacaatcatttcagactagatttttattttaagtttttgaaaaagagtaaactagcctaaggcgaattcaattttttcagaaattacctaaaattaagtgacaatttctttgaaaatctacatcacatcgaagtaagttttgcactaaattaatctgcaacgtttacttaaattgctgttatgccttagtgattataaattgctattattgatttttgccaattttttgaaaacgagccttcaccggtacaattattaccacttttggacattttctcatattttgttagaccaagtagaaaaagtcctataatgtgatatatatttataaactactcgcaaagccctttaatttgataccacacacggtatgatcgagtgctcggttgcgatttcactatttttaacacgaaagccctcttaatgcTTGAAACTGTTTGTTGTATGTAGAGTAtcttttaaatatgtgtttacCTCTTCATCCTTCTGCAGAAGCAGCCTGTCGGTGTCCGTAAATACCGCTTCACTGTTGTTGCCCATTGAATCCCTTTTCAGTTTCCTgtaaatcaaattaaattaatgttataaaGTTCAACTCAATTAAATATACGAACCAGAGTTCGTAATTTGTAACTATGACTTTAATCATGAACGCTCAGGTTAATGAACTGTTTTGGATCATTATTGAACGAGATATTATACATAGGTATGTACTTATAAAAAAGTGCAACTATCGGTTTTATAGAGATTTAGGCATCTTATGTAAGTGTCACAAGTCACAGTTAATAATTCATTGACCCAATTTGGGTAGAACTTCCATCAGTCATCCCTATTTTCTAACTGGGTTGTCTCGTAGTGCACGTTCTGCGTGACGtcctgtatgtgtgtgtgtttcATGAAGTGTCCACGTGCGACGGGTTCCCTGTAACACACTCACCGGCGCTCCCGCATGGCGTGCTGTGATATCTGCGAGATGCACTGCGCGCGGAAGTTCTCGTAGTGCACGtcctgtatgtgtgtgtgtttcATGAAGTGTCGACGTGCGACGGGTTCCCTGTAACACACTCACCCGCGTTCCCGCATGGCGTGCTGTGATATCTGCGAGATGCACTGCGCGCGGAAGTTCTCGTAGTGCACGTCctgtatgtgtgtgtgcttCATGAAGTGTCGACGTGCGACGGGTTCCCTGTAACACACTCACCGGCGCTCCCGCATGGCGTGCTGTGATATCTGCGAGATGCACTGCGCGCGGAAGTTCTCGTAGTGCACGtcctgtatgtgtgtgtgtttcATGAAGTGTCGACGTGCGACGGGTTCCCTGTAACCCACTCACCCGCGTTCCCGCATGGCGTGCTGTGATATCTGCGAGATGCACTGCGCGCGGAAGTTCTCGTAGTGCACGTCctgtatgtgtgtgtgcttCATGAAGTGTCGACGTGCGACGGGTTCCCTGTAACACACTCACCCGCGCTCCCGCATGGCGTGCTGTGATATCTGCGAGATGCACTGCGCGCGGAAGTTCTCGTAGTGCACGTCCTGCGTCACGTCCTTGAGGTCCTGCATGTGCGTGGAGATCAGCATTGTGCGTAGCTTCGTGAAGTCTGAGTGCCGCGGGTTCTCAACTGTAACAATGGAAACATAGTTTTGGTTAGGTGGACCTAATACTATGTCCTAAGTACTTTACTTTGTTTTGggcttaattttaatttgaaaGGTTTAAGT is part of the Leguminivora glycinivorella isolate SPB_JAAS2020 chromosome 10, LegGlyc_1.1, whole genome shotgun sequence genome and encodes:
- the LOC125230292 gene encoding density-regulated protein homolog, coding for MADRDLSMGPREGVTYPVRVQYCGNCSMPIEYCEYYPEYDKCKQWLEKNLPTEFEKVKIDEEENAGGEEEKKRQKRGGKGMLKSKKKEDVPKLVQVSRAPRGKKKSVTVVSGLSTFDIDLKVAAKFFGTKFACGSSVTGDDEIVIQGDVKDDLFDIIPEKWPEIDEDSIEDLGDQKR